TGGGCGGTGATGATGCGGGCCGAGGCCGCCACGGCCCGGCTGCGGTGGACCATGTCCTCGAGCCCGAGGGGATCGCGGCCGTGGAGCTGGTCGCGGGCGGCCCGCTCGTAGGTGATGATCTTGCCCACGTGGACGGCGAAGTCGGCGGCGATCTCGTCCTCGTCGCGGCCGAGGGTCACCAGGCTCGACACCTGGAACACCGAGCCGCGCACCGAACCCCCGTCGCCGTACTGTCCCCGCACCCCGAACTGCAGTTGCCGCAGGGCGTTCAGCACCTTGTCGATCTCGCCCACCAGCACCAGGCCCGGCAGGTGCAGCAGGGCGCTCAGACGCAGGCCCGTGCCCAGATCGGTGGGGCTGGCGGTCAGATAGCCCCATTCGGGGCTGAAGGCCGGCTCGACCTCGTTCTCCACCTCGGCGTCCAGGGCGAGCACCTCGGCCAGGGCCTCACGCGGGGCGAAGCCGGGGCGGAAGGCGTGCAGGCGCAGATGGTCGTCGGCGTTGACGACGGCCGTCCGGCCGAGGTCGGGCGCCACCACCACGCCGCGGCCCGCCGGCTCCTCGACCAGCCGGGCCGGCATGAGCATCTTCTCGGCCAGCACCCGCCGCTCGATCGCCGTCAGGCCCGCGCAGGCCAGCCCCCAGCCCTCGGCGAACGACGGCACCCGCGCCAGGCGCCGCAGGAGGTCGTCCAGGACCGTGGCCCTCTCGGCGTCGCTCGCCCGGTGGGGAAAGGCCACGTCGGCCAGGTTGCGCACCAGCCGGGCCCGGGTGGCCACGGCCACGTCCGCCGACGGCCCCGCCTGCTCGAGCCAGACCGGGCGCCGGGGGGTGCCGGGCACGAAGAACCCGCTCACGGCGCCTCCTCCGGCAAGTCGGCGGGCGCCTGCTCCAGCCCGCGCATCAGGTCGCGCAGGCGGGCGGCCTCCTCGTAGTCCTCGGCCCGGATCGCCTTCTCCAGGGCCACCCGCACGCGGGTCAGTTCGCCCTGCCGGCTGGCGCGCCCGTCGGCGCGGCTCGGCACCTTGCCCAGGTGCGAGGCGTGGCGGTGGTAGCGCGAGAGGATGGGCAGGATCTGGCGGCGGAAATGGGGATAGCAGGCCGGGCAACCGAGGCGGTTGTTGTCCTGGAAGGTGGCGATCTCGTAGCCGCAGACCGGACACGGCGGCACGGCCACGGCCTTGTTGCCGCCGTCGCGCACCTGGCCGAGGAACGAGGCCAGGGTGGGCGAACCGCCGTCGTCCCCGGCCGCCCAGGTGTCCGCCGGATCGACCCGCGGAATGTCCGGCCGCCCGGAGGCGCAGATGCTGCACAGCCAGACGCTCTTCTGCTGGCCGTTGATCAGTTCGAGCAGGTGGATGGTCGCCTGCCGTTCGCCGCACATGTGGCAATTCATGCGGAACCTCCCTCCCACGGGGCGAGATGCCCCGCCCGCAGCTCCAGGGTGCGATCGGCCCGCCCGGCGAGGCCGTGGTCGTGGGTGACGATCACAAGGCTGGTGCCCTCGGTGGCGCGCAGGTCGAAGAGCATGTCACCCAGCCGGCCCCCGATCTCCGGATCGAGGTTGCCGAAGGGCTCGTCGGCCAGGACGATGCCCGGCCGGTTCATGAAGGCCCGCGCCACGGCCACGCGCTGCTGCTCGCCGCCGCTCAGCTCGCCCGGCAGGTGGCTGGCCCGATCGGCCAGGCCCATGCGTTCGAGGAAGGCGTCGGCCCGCGCCTCGTCCGCGGCCGCGACCCGGCCCCGGCTGCGCACGGGGATCAGCAGGTTCTCCCGGGCCGTGAAGTCGGGCAGCAGGAAGTGGAACTGGAACACGAAGCCCACCCCGGCCGATCGCCACCGGGTCAGCACCCCGTGGTCGCCGAAGTCGAGGGGCGCGCCCCCGGCCAGGACCTCGCCGGACGTGGGGCTGTCCAGCCCGCCGAGGATGTTCAGGAAGGTGCTCTTGCCCGAGCCGCTGGCGCCGATGACGGCCACCGCCTCGCCCGCCGCGAGACGGAAGTCGCAGGTCCGCAGCACCTCGAGCGTCCCCTCGCCGCGGGGAAAGCTCTTGGTGATCTGGCGGGCTTCCAGCACGGCGGCCATGGCGACTCCTAGGTGTAGCGGATGATGTCCATCGGCTTGAGGTTCGAGGCTTCCCAGCTCGGCCACAGGCCCGCGGCCAGGGCCATCAGCAGGGTCACGCCGGCGATGAGCCCGAAATCGGACCACTGCAGCAGCACGGGCACCGTCTCGACGAAGTAGACGTCGCCCGGCAGGGCCACGCCCTTCTTGTCGAGGTAGAGGATCCCGGCCAGGCCCAGGGCGCTGCCGCAGGCCACCCCCACCAGCCCGAGCCACACCCCGTTGATCAGGAAGATGCCCATGACCTGCGCCCGGCGCGCCCCCATTGCCAGCAGGATGCCGATCTCGCGGCGGCGTTCGCCGACCATCATGGTCAGGATGCCGACGATGTTGAAGCCCGCGATGAGGATGATCATGCCGAGCAGCAGCACCATGATGACCTTCTCCAGCTTGATCCACTGGAAGAGGTTCGCGTTGAGCGCCATCCAGTCGGTCGCGTA
The sequence above is drawn from the bacterium genome and encodes:
- a CDS encoding ABC transporter ATP-binding protein, giving the protein MAAVLEARQITKSFPRGEGTLEVLRTCDFRLAAGEAVAVIGASGSGKSTFLNILGGLDSPTSGEVLAGGAPLDFGDHGVLTRWRSAGVGFVFQFHFLLPDFTARENLLIPVRSRGRVAAADEARADAFLERMGLADRASHLPGELSGGEQQRVAVARAFMNRPGIVLADEPFGNLDPEIGGRLGDMLFDLRATEGTSLVIVTHDHGLAGRADRTLELRAGHLAPWEGGSA
- a CDS encoding UvrB/UvrC motif-containing protein, with the protein product MNCHMCGERQATIHLLELINGQQKSVWLCSICASGRPDIPRVDPADTWAAGDDGGSPTLASFLGQVRDGGNKAVAVPPCPVCGYEIATFQDNNRLGCPACYPHFRRQILPILSRYHRHASHLGKVPSRADGRASRQGELTRVRVALEKAIRAEDYEEAARLRDLMRGLEQAPADLPEEAP